The stretch of DNA ATCATCGTGCGGACAAGTCAACCGCATTCACAACGGAGACACCCCCATGCTGTATTTCGAGGATTTTGAAGTCGGCAGCCGCCGCGAGCTGGGCTCCTACCTCGTTACCGAGGAAGAGATCCTGAACTTCGCGCGCCAGTACGATCCGCAGCCGTTCCATATCGACAAGGAAGCCGCCGCCAACAGCATCTACGGCGGGCTGATCTCGAGCGGCTGGATGACGTGCTCGATCATGATGCGCCTGCTGGTGCTGAGCACCACCGGCAAGTCGGCCAGCATGGGCTCGCCCGGCGTCGACGAGATCCGCTGGCTCAAGCCGGTCTATGCCGGCGACACGCTGACGGTGGTGCTGAACGTGCTGGACAGCCGGCCGTCGCAGTCCAAGCCGGACCGCGGCGTGGTCCATACCCAGTGGGAAGCCACCAACCAGCGCGGCGAACTGGTGTGCACCGTCAAGGGCATGGGCATGTACGGCCGCCGGCCCGCCTAACCACACTTAACCGTCACGAGGAGACGATCGACATGCGTACCATCGCAACGCTGGAAGAACTGGAAGGGCTGCAGGGCCAGGAAGTCGCGGTCAGCGAATGGATCGAGGTAACCCAGCAACAGGTCAACCAGTTTGCCGAGGCCACCGGCGACCACCAGTGGATCCACATCGATGTGGAGCGCGCGAAAAAGGAATCGCCCTATGGCGGCCCGATCGCGCACGGCTTCCTGACGCTGTCGCTGCTGCCCAGGTTCATGCACAGCGCGCTCAGCATGCCGTCCAAGATCGGCGTCAACTACGGGCTGAACCGGGTGCGCTTTACCGCACCGGTGCCGGTCGGCAGCAAGCTGCGCGCGCGCATCAAGCTGCTGAAGGTCGAGCGCCTGGATCCGCTTCCCAAGTCGCCCGAACTGGTCGGCGCGCAATCCACCTGGGAGGTCACCGTGGAGCGCGAAGGCAGCGAGCGGCCGGTGTGCATCGCCGAGTCCATCACGCGCCGCTACGGCTGAGCCGCGGCGTCGCATGCGGCACTGCGACAATATGCCACAGCGCAGTGCCGCACCCCGGAGAGCCGCCTGAAGCGCGGCTTTCTGCATATTTACCCGCGTTTTTGTGGTGTTGACGTGGATCAAGGACAACGCGGTGCACCAATGTGCGGATTGTCCGTTTAAATGAACAGTGTGTTCCGTGGCGTTGGGTTTACCCCTAATGTTGCGTTGCGGTACAGTCGCGCCCACGATGTTTTACGTGTTGCGCTCCCCGGCCGAAAACCGCGCCTGCCCTGACGGCAGGTCTGCCGGGAGGTGCAAAAGCCTCGTATTCCAACGCTACCCGGCCGCAGTACTGAGCCGGGACCGTTCGCGGTTTCGGCCACCAGGTGCCGCAGCGCCGGCAAGGTCCCACAGGGCCTGCAGCGCGCGCAGTCAGTTGTCCTTCCGTGTTCATGGCGTTGCAAGGCCGCATGGTCCTCCGGCGTTAGATCCGCCGCCCGACCGCAACGCCAGCTAAGGACACGTCCTTCCGGTTTTCCCATAGCCCCACGCCTCTTGCGCGAGCATCAGGCGGTTTAGCCACGCTTTTGCCCAAAGCGCGGTGTAACCAAACCAGTCGTGACATGAAGAAACCCATACTGCCGCGTTGGACGCGGTTCCTGCCCTGCCTCGGCCTGCTTCTGCTGGCCGGCTGCAACATGACGCTGCTCGACCCGAAAGGGCAGGTCGGCGTCGATATCAAGAACATCATCCTGATCGCCACCTGGCTCATGCTGCTGGTGGTGGTGCCGGTGATCGTGCTCACGCTGGTGTTCGCCTGGAAGTACCGCGCGTCCAATACCAAGGCGCGATACGAGCCGGACTGGTCGCACTCGACCGCGATCGAAGTGGTGGTGTGGCTGATCCCGTGCCTGATCATCATCGCGCTGGGCATCATCACCTGGAAGTCCTCGCACGACCTGGACCCGTACAAGCCGCTGGAATCGAACAAGAAGCCGGTCACCATCGAGGTGGTCGCGCTGAACTGGAAGTGGCTGTTCATCTATCCGGAACTGAAGATCGCCACCGTCAACCAGATCGCGTTCCCGGTCGACACCCCGGTGAACTTCAAGATCACCTCGGATTCGATCATGAATTCGTTCTTCATCCCGCAACTGGGCAGCCAGGTGTACGCCATGGCGGGGATGGAGACCAAGCTGCACCTGATCGCCAACCATGCCGGCTCGTATGACGGCGTGTCCGCCAACTACAGCGGCGGCGGCTTCTCGGGCATGAAGTTCAAGGCCGACGCCATGTCGAACTACGAGTTCGACCAGTGGGTGGCCAAGGTTCGCGCTTCGTCGACCGAACTGGGCGTCGAAGGCTACAAGACGCTGGCACAACCCAGCGAGAAGGAGCCGGTCACGTACTACGGCAAGGTGGAAGACCAGCTCTTCCACAACATCCTGCACAAGTACATGGGCCACGGCGGCGCCGCACTGGCCGCCGACGGGTTCAAGGGCGGCCCGATCTGCACGTCGCGCAACACCCTCGGTGAAGAGCAGCTGTCCTTGACCACGCCGGCTGCGCTGCCGGCGGGCGCGTAATCCTGGGAGCAATGATGTTTGGCAAGTTGAGTTTGTCGGCGATTCCGTTTCATGAGCCGATCATCATGGTCGTGCTGGCCGGTGTCGCCCTGGGCGGTGCCGCGCTGCTGGGCGCGATCACCTATTTCAAGAAGTGGGGCTATCTCTGGAACGAGTGGTTCACCTCGGTCGATCACAAGAAGATCGGCGTGATGTACTGCCTGGTGGCGCTGATCATGCTGCTGCGCGGCTTCGCCGACGCGGTCATGATGCGCACCCAGCTGGCGCTCGCCACCAATGGCGCCACCGGCGTGCTGCCGCCCGAGCACTACGACCAGATCTTCACCGCCCATGGCGTGATCATGATCTTCTTCGTGGCCATGCCGCTGATGACCGGCCTGATGAACCTGGTCGTGCCGCTGCAGATCGGCGCGCGCGACGTGGCCTTCCCGTTCCTGAACACGCTGTCGTTCTGGCTGTTCGTGGCGGGCGCCATGCTGGTCAACATCTCGCTGGGCGTCGGTGAATTCGCCAAGACCGGCTGGCTGGCCTACCCGCCGCTGTCGGGGCTGGACTACAGCCCGGGCGTAGGGGTGGACTATTACCTCTGGAGCTTGCAGATCTCGGGCCTGGGCACCTTGCTGACCGGCGTGAACTTCCTGGTGACGATCCTGCGCATGCGCGCGCCTGGCATGACGCTGATGCGCATGCCGGTGTTCACCTGGACCGCGCTGTGCACCAACGTGCTGATCGTCGCCGCCTTCCCGGTGCTGACCGTGACCCTGGCGCTGCTGGGCCTGGACCGCTACCTCGGCATGCATTTCTTCACGAACGACGGTGGCGGCAACGCCATGATGTACGTGAACCTGATCTGGATCTGGGGCCACCCCGAGGTGTACATCCTGATCCTGCCGGCGTTCGGCATCTTCTCTGAAGTCATCGCCACGTTCTCGGGCAAGAAGCTGTTCGGCTACAAGGGCATGGTGTACGCGACCGCCGCGATCATGGTGCTGTCGTTCATCGTGTGGCTGCACCACTTCTTCACGATGGGCTCGGGCGCCAACGTCAACGCGTTCTTCGGCATCACCACCATGATCATCTCCATCCCGACCGGGGTGAAGATCTTCAACTGGCTGTTCACCATGTACCGCGGCCGCGTGCAGATGACCTCGCCGGTGCTGTGGACGCTGGGCTTCATGATCACCTTCGTGATCGGCGGCATGACCGGCGTGCTGATGGCCGTGCCGGCGGCCGACTTCGTGCTGCACAACAGCCTGTTCCTGATCGCCCACTTCCACAACGTGATCATCGGCGGCGTGCTGTTCGGCTACCTGGCCGGCATCACCTACTGGTGGCCGAAGGCGTTCGGCTTCAAGCTGAACGAGCGCCTGGGCAAGGCTTCGTTCTGGTGCTGGCTGGTGGGCTTCTACTTCGCCTTCATGCCGCTGTACGTGCTGGGCCTGATGGGCATGACCCGCCGCCTGAACCACACCGACAACCCGGCCTGGACGCCGTGGCTGTACCTGGCCGTGGTGGGCGTGGTGTTCGTCGCGCTGGGCATCTTCTTCCAGGTGCTGCAGATCGTGGTGTCGATCCGCGACCGCAAGAAGCTGGCCGACGTGACCGGCGACCCGTGGGGCGGCCGCACGCTGGAGTGGGCCACCTCGTCGCCGCCGCCGTTCTACAACTTCGCGCACACCCCGGTGGTGCGTGACCTGGACGCGTTCGCCGACATGAAGGCGCGCGGCGAGACCCTGCCGACCGAAGGCTACGAGAAGATCCACATGCCCAAGAACACGGGCGCGGGCTTCATCATCGGCGCCTTCAGCCTGGTGTTCGGCTTCGCCCTGACTTGGCATATCTGGTGGCTGGCCATCGTTGGCCTGGTGGGCATGATCTGGGCGTTCATCCACCGCAGCAACGACGACCACATCGACTACTACGTGCCGGCCACCGAGGTCGAGCAGATCGAAACGCGCCATCTGCAGCGCATTGCTTCGCAAGCCTGAGAACCATGTCGACTCAAGTCCTAGACCGCATCCCCGCGCAGGCAGGCGCCCCGGCTCACGCCGGCGCGCACGGCCATGACCATGCGCACCACGATACCAGTGCCAATACCGTGTATGGCTTCTGGATCTACCTGATGAGCGACTGCATCATCTTCGCCGGACTGTTCGCGGCCTTCGCCGTGCTGCGCGGCGAACTGGCAGGCGGCCCGTCGGCGAAGGAGCTGTTCGAGCTCAACTACGTGCTGGTGGAGACCTTCATCCTGCTGTTCTCCTCGATCACGTACGGCATGGCGATGATCTCGCTGCAGAACCGCAGCCTCAAGCACGTGCAGACCTGGCTCGGCATCACCTTCCTGCTGGGCCTGGCGTTCATGGCGATGGAAATCAACGAATTCCACCACCTGATCGCGGAAGGCGCGGGCCCCGGCCGCAGCGCGTTCCTGTCGTCGTTCTTCACGCTGGTCGGCACCCACGGCCTGCACGTCGCCAGCGGCATGCTGTGGATGATCGTGCTGATGTGGCAGCTGGGCAAGAAGGGCATCACCCCGACGCTCACCAAGCGCCTGATGTGCCTGTCGCTGTTCTGGCACTTCCTGGACGTGGTCTGGATCGGCGTGTTTACCGTGGTCTACCTGATGGGACATCTGTGATGGCACAACACAACGCACCGGCGGCGCACGGCGCCCACGACTCGCACGCGCACGACAGCCACGCTGGCGGCCATGCCAGCTTCAAGGGCTACGCGATCGGCTTCATCCTGGCCGTGATCCTGACGGTGATCCCGTTCAAGATCGTGATGGACGGCACCATGGACAAGGGCACCATCCTGTGGACCATCCTCGGCATGGCCGTGGTCCAGATGATCGTGCACCTGAAGTACTTCCTGCACCTGGACTCGTCGTCCGAACAGCGCAGCAACGTGATCGCGCTGCTGTTCACGGCGCTGATCCTGGTGATCGTGGTGGCGGGTTCGCTGTGGATCATGCACAACCTGAACGCCAACATGATGGTGATGTAAGGACCGGCGTCCTGGCATCGAAAAGAAGGGGCCCCGCGGGGCCCCTTCTTCTTTTCGGCTAGCACATCAGGGCTTGAACGTGTCCCCCAGCACCACGCCCTCGCGCCGCGGGTCGGCGCCGCCGACCAGTACCGCCGAGCCGCCGATGGTGGTGCGGATGATGGCGCTCAGCCCGCTCGACTGCGCCGCGGTGTTGACGGTGTGGCCGAGGTTGCGCAGGCCCTTGACCAGCGGGTCGTTGTCGCCCGGCAGGCCGCCGGCCGGCGTGCTGGTGTCGACGTTGGGATGCTCGCCGCCGACGATCATGGGCGAGCCCGCGCTCGCGTTATTGCCGCCGAAGTCGATCATCGACACCGCCTGCTGCGCATCCAGCCCCCAGTCCAGCGACGCCACCAGGGTCTTGGCCACGAACTGGATGATGGTGGCGCCGCCCGGCGAGCCGGTGGTCATGTAGAAGTCGCCGCGCGAGCCGTCGCTGTTGCGCCGGAACACCACCGTGGGCGCCATCGAGCTGCGCGGGCGCTTGCCGGGCTGCAGCCGGTTGGCCACCGGCACGCCGCCCGGCGCCGGATCGGCATTGAAGTCGGTCAGCTCGTTGTTGAGCAGGAAGCCGTTGGTCATGTGGTACGAGCCCAGGCCGGCCTCGATGGTGGTGGTCATCGCCACCACGTTGCCGTACTTGTCATGCAGCGACAGGTGCGTGGTGCCGCGCTCCTCCACCATCGACGGCGCCAGCGGCACGTCGCCGAGGTTGCCCGCCGCCACCGGCGTGACCATCGAGCCGGTGGTGCTGATCAGGCTGGCGCGCTGGCTCAGGTAGGGCTTGTTCAGCATGGTGTCCGGGGTGCCGCCGGGCAACGGGATGAAGTCGGTGTCGGCCACGTACTTGTTGCGGTCGGCATAGGCCAGGTGGCCGGCTTCGCCCATCAGGTGGGCGCCCAGCACGCTGGGCCGCCCGCCGTTCTGGTCGACCAGCGTGGGCTTGTGCGCCGCCATGTCGAAGTTCTCGACGATGCCCAGGATCTGCGCCACCGCGATCCCGCCCGACGACGGCGGCGGCATGCCGCACACCTCGTACTGCCGGTAGGTGGTGCACACCGGCGTGCGCTTCTTGGCCTGGTAGTTGGCGAGGTCGTCGAGCGTGGTCACGCCCGGCGTGGTATTGCCGTCGTAGGTGGTCTGGATCTTGGCGACGATGGCCTGCGCGATCGGCCCGTTCTTGTAGAAGGCGTCGGCGCCGTCCGCGGCGACGGCGCTGAAGACCGCCGCCAGCGCGGGATTGCGCAGCACGGTGTTGACCGCGCGCGGGGTGCCGTCGGGATTGAGGAAGTAGGCGGCCATCTCCGGATCGCGCTTGATATTGGCGACGGTGGCGCTGTCGGATATCGCGGCGGCCATGCGCGGCGGGATCGCGAAGCCGTCGGTGGCCAGCTTGATCGCCGGCGCGAACAGTTCCTTCCAGGCGGTCTTGCCGTAGTCGCGGTGGGCCAGCTCGAGCACGCGCAGCGTGCCGGGGGTGCCGATCGAGCGGCCGCTGCGCTGGGCATTGGGCAGGGGCATGGTCTGGTCGGCCGCGGACTTCCAGCGCAGGTAGTTCTCGTCTGCGGCGGCCGGCGCGGTCTCGCGGCCGTCGTAGGCGGTGAGCTGCCGGGTCGTCGCGTCGTAATGCAGGATGAAGGCACCGCCGCCGATGCCGGACGATTGCGGCTCGACCAGGTTCAGCACCATCTGCGCCGCCACCGCGGCGTCGATCGCGGTGCCGCCGGCCTTCAGCACGTCGCACGCCGCCTTGGTCGAGACCGGGTTGTTGGTCACCGCCATATAGGTCTTGCTGTAGACCGTGACCTTGGGCGCATAACCGGTCGCCTGCTCCGGCGCGTTGGGGTCGCCCGGCAGGACTACCGCCTGGCCGCCGGTACTGCCATCGAGTTCGCAGCCGGCAGTGGGCGTGACCGGCGGTGGCGGGGGCGGAGGCGGGGGATCGTCGCCGCCGCCGCAGGCGCCCAGGGTCAGCGCCAGCGCCGCCAGGGCCAGCTTGCCGCGACGCGGGCGCCAGTACGGGGTGGCGCGCGGCTGCGGCTGCGGCTCGGCGGGGGATGCGTGGGGGTCGGCAGCGTACGGCATGGTTTCTCCTTCCTTTTATGTGGGTCCGGGAAATGCCACGGCCGGGTCGTCAGGCGGGACCGCGGCCATCTTTCACCGTAGTGCCGCGGCGCGCCTGCCTTAATCATTGAATGTACGGATTTACATGCATTCGAATCCGGGTTTAAGCGCCCGCTTAATCAACGCCGGCGAGTGCGCTGGCACGCCGGCGCTTGCCAATGGCGCCACGGTGGCGCAAGCCGGTTCCGGCAATGTGCGCCATGCACCGGGATCGGCCGCGCCGGCCGGCACGCACTGTCGCAGTGCGCTGATTCGCTGCACGGTGATGGTGCGGACGCGCCAGGCGGGCGGCGCCTGGGCCCCCGCACCGCCTGCGGCCGCGCCGCGCGGGCGATATCGCCGTGGCACGCTAGTTGCAGATGCATCACCCCGGGGAGCGTAGTCCCTGACCAACACCACAAACGGGAGCTGCAAATGCAACGACGTGACATGCTGAAGCTGTCGGCGATAGCCGCCGCGGCGATGATCGGTACCAGCCCGCTGGCGCTGGCGCAGTCCAAGGAGCCGATCAAGGTCGGCATCCTGCATTCGCTGTCCGGCACCATGGCGATCTCCGAAACGTCGCTGAAGGACGTGGCGCTGATGACCATCGACGAAATCAACAAGAGCGGCGGCGTGCTCGGCCGCAAGCTCGAGCCGGTGGTGGTGGACCCGGCCTCGAACTGGCCGCTGTTCGCCGAGAAGGCGCGCCAGCTGGTCAGCAAGGACAAGGTCGCGGTCACCTTCGGCTGCTGGACCTCGGTGTCGCGCAAGTCGGTGCTGCCGGTCTACGAAGAGCTCAACTCGCTGCTGTTCTATCCGGTGCAGTATGAAGGCGAGGAGATGTCGAAGAACGTCTTCTACACCGGCGCGGCGCCCAACCAGCAGGCCATCCCCGCGGTGGAATACCTGATGAGCAAGGAGGGCGGCGGCGCCAAACGGTTCTTCCTGCTCGGCACCGACTATGTCTACCCGCGCACCACCAACAAGATCCTGCGCGCCTTCCTGAAGAGCAAGGGCGTGGCCGACAAGGACATCGAAGAGGTCTACACCCCGTTCGGCCACAGCGACTACCAGACCATCGTCGCCAATATCAAGAAGTTCTCGCAGGGCGGCAAGACCGCGGTGATCTCCACCATCAACGGCGATTCCAACGTGCCGTTCTACAAGGAGCTGGGCAACGCCGGGCTCAAGGCCAAGGACGTGCCGGTGGTGGCGTTCTCGGTCGGCGAAGAAGAGCTGCGCGGCATCGACACCAAGCCGCTGGTGGGCCACCTGGCCGCGTGGAACTACTTCATGTCGGTCAAGAACCCCGAGAACGACGCCTTCCGCAAGCAGTGGGCCGCCTGGGTCAAGGCCAACAACCTGCCCGGCGGCGACAAGCGCGTGACCAACGACCCGATGGAAGCCACCTACGTCGGCATCCACATGTGGGCGCAGGCGGTGAAGAAGGCCGGCAGCACCGACACCAACAAGGTGCGCGCCGCGATGTACGGCCAGACCTTCAAGGCGCCGGACGGCTTCACCCTGACCATGGGCGAGAACCACCACCTGTACAAGCCGGTGATGATCGGCGAGGTCAAGGGCGACGGCCAGTTCGCGGTGGTGTGGAAGACGCCGAAGGCGGTGCGCGCGCAGCCGTGGAGCCCGTTTATCGCGGGCAATGAAGGCAAGCCGGACAAGGTGATGTAAGCCAGCCAACCGCCGCTGGTTTTTTCCCCTCTCCCGCTTGCGCGGGAGGGGAGTATTCCCCAGTCCGCCAACACCATCGCACTTGCCAGCTTCCATGCGCAATCCCCTCTCCGTTCCCGCCATGTCCTGGC from Cupriavidus taiwanensis encodes:
- a CDS encoding MaoC family dehydratase; protein product: MLYFEDFEVGSRRELGSYLVTEEEILNFARQYDPQPFHIDKEAAANSIYGGLISSGWMTCSIMMRLLVLSTTGKSASMGSPGVDEIRWLKPVYAGDTLTVVLNVLDSRPSQSKPDRGVVHTQWEATNQRGELVCTVKGMGMYGRRPA
- a CDS encoding MaoC family dehydratase; translated protein: MRTIATLEELEGLQGQEVAVSEWIEVTQQQVNQFAEATGDHQWIHIDVERAKKESPYGGPIAHGFLTLSLLPRFMHSALSMPSKIGVNYGLNRVRFTAPVPVGSKLRARIKLLKVERLDPLPKSPELVGAQSTWEVTVEREGSERPVCIAESITRRYG
- the cyoA gene encoding ubiquinol oxidase subunit II: MKKPILPRWTRFLPCLGLLLLAGCNMTLLDPKGQVGVDIKNIILIATWLMLLVVVPVIVLTLVFAWKYRASNTKARYEPDWSHSTAIEVVVWLIPCLIIIALGIITWKSSHDLDPYKPLESNKKPVTIEVVALNWKWLFIYPELKIATVNQIAFPVDTPVNFKITSDSIMNSFFIPQLGSQVYAMAGMETKLHLIANHAGSYDGVSANYSGGGFSGMKFKADAMSNYEFDQWVAKVRASSTELGVEGYKTLAQPSEKEPVTYYGKVEDQLFHNILHKYMGHGGAALAADGFKGGPICTSRNTLGEEQLSLTTPAALPAGA
- the cyoB gene encoding cytochrome o ubiquinol oxidase subunit I, which gives rise to MFGKLSLSAIPFHEPIIMVVLAGVALGGAALLGAITYFKKWGYLWNEWFTSVDHKKIGVMYCLVALIMLLRGFADAVMMRTQLALATNGATGVLPPEHYDQIFTAHGVIMIFFVAMPLMTGLMNLVVPLQIGARDVAFPFLNTLSFWLFVAGAMLVNISLGVGEFAKTGWLAYPPLSGLDYSPGVGVDYYLWSLQISGLGTLLTGVNFLVTILRMRAPGMTLMRMPVFTWTALCTNVLIVAAFPVLTVTLALLGLDRYLGMHFFTNDGGGNAMMYVNLIWIWGHPEVYILILPAFGIFSEVIATFSGKKLFGYKGMVYATAAIMVLSFIVWLHHFFTMGSGANVNAFFGITTMIISIPTGVKIFNWLFTMYRGRVQMTSPVLWTLGFMITFVIGGMTGVLMAVPAADFVLHNSLFLIAHFHNVIIGGVLFGYLAGITYWWPKAFGFKLNERLGKASFWCWLVGFYFAFMPLYVLGLMGMTRRLNHTDNPAWTPWLYLAVVGVVFVALGIFFQVLQIVVSIRDRKKLADVTGDPWGGRTLEWATSSPPPFYNFAHTPVVRDLDAFADMKARGETLPTEGYEKIHMPKNTGAGFIIGAFSLVFGFALTWHIWWLAIVGLVGMIWAFIHRSNDDHIDYYVPATEVEQIETRHLQRIASQA
- the cyoC gene encoding cytochrome o ubiquinol oxidase subunit III, producing MSTQVLDRIPAQAGAPAHAGAHGHDHAHHDTSANTVYGFWIYLMSDCIIFAGLFAAFAVLRGELAGGPSAKELFELNYVLVETFILLFSSITYGMAMISLQNRSLKHVQTWLGITFLLGLAFMAMEINEFHHLIAEGAGPGRSAFLSSFFTLVGTHGLHVASGMLWMIVLMWQLGKKGITPTLTKRLMCLSLFWHFLDVVWIGVFTVVYLMGHL
- the cyoD gene encoding cytochrome o ubiquinol oxidase subunit IV; this encodes MAQHNAPAAHGAHDSHAHDSHAGGHASFKGYAIGFILAVILTVIPFKIVMDGTMDKGTILWTILGMAVVQMIVHLKYFLHLDSSSEQRSNVIALLFTALILVIVVAGSLWIMHNLNANMMVM
- a CDS encoding gamma-glutamyltransferase family protein; the encoded protein is MPYAADPHASPAEPQPQPRATPYWRPRRGKLALAALALTLGACGGGDDPPPPPPPPPVTPTAGCELDGSTGGQAVVLPGDPNAPEQATGYAPKVTVYSKTYMAVTNNPVSTKAACDVLKAGGTAIDAAVAAQMVLNLVEPQSSGIGGGAFILHYDATTRQLTAYDGRETAPAAADENYLRWKSAADQTMPLPNAQRSGRSIGTPGTLRVLELAHRDYGKTAWKELFAPAIKLATDGFAIPPRMAAAISDSATVANIKRDPEMAAYFLNPDGTPRAVNTVLRNPALAAVFSAVAADGADAFYKNGPIAQAIVAKIQTTYDGNTTPGVTTLDDLANYQAKKRTPVCTTYRQYEVCGMPPPSSGGIAVAQILGIVENFDMAAHKPTLVDQNGGRPSVLGAHLMGEAGHLAYADRNKYVADTDFIPLPGGTPDTMLNKPYLSQRASLISTTGSMVTPVAAGNLGDVPLAPSMVEERGTTHLSLHDKYGNVVAMTTTIEAGLGSYHMTNGFLLNNELTDFNADPAPGGVPVANRLQPGKRPRSSMAPTVVFRRNSDGSRGDFYMTTGSPGGATIIQFVAKTLVASLDWGLDAQQAVSMIDFGGNNASAGSPMIVGGEHPNVDTSTPAGGLPGDNDPLVKGLRNLGHTVNTAAQSSGLSAIIRTTIGGSAVLVGGADPRREGVVLGDTFKP
- the urtA gene encoding urea ABC transporter substrate-binding protein encodes the protein MQRRDMLKLSAIAAAAMIGTSPLALAQSKEPIKVGILHSLSGTMAISETSLKDVALMTIDEINKSGGVLGRKLEPVVVDPASNWPLFAEKARQLVSKDKVAVTFGCWTSVSRKSVLPVYEELNSLLFYPVQYEGEEMSKNVFYTGAAPNQQAIPAVEYLMSKEGGGAKRFFLLGTDYVYPRTTNKILRAFLKSKGVADKDIEEVYTPFGHSDYQTIVANIKKFSQGGKTAVISTINGDSNVPFYKELGNAGLKAKDVPVVAFSVGEEELRGIDTKPLVGHLAAWNYFMSVKNPENDAFRKQWAAWVKANNLPGGDKRVTNDPMEATYVGIHMWAQAVKKAGSTDTNKVRAAMYGQTFKAPDGFTLTMGENHHLYKPVMIGEVKGDGQFAVVWKTPKAVRAQPWSPFIAGNEGKPDKVM